The following coding sequences are from one Achromobacter sp. B7 window:
- a CDS encoding FAD-binding oxidoreductase has translation MSISVTPGDPRYKTLKKGFNLRWPARPSHAATRIELCETPAQAAAALGRIVAEGKRPTIRSGGHCYEDFVSNNPGGVILDLSLLDRVPSSDGLLRVAAGSQNWNGDQDLYKRHGVSLPGGSCYSVGAGGHISGGGYGLLSRLQGLACDWLSAVDILTVDAHGNVVPRTASATQDADLFRACRGGGGGNFGVITSYGFAALPRAPREVAIATVAFDWAGMTPGRFAQLLDIYGSYWNTRGRDTDTWGMFSLLKLTHRSAGQIVMIVQFCNPDGTCQDLTVLQDFLDRFRPCAPVAARATTPGLPRPRAGGDLLCSEPHTVIRHDWLVATQTLNGSGPNQRGKYKSAYMKRNFTAHEAARIHAHLTRDVPGADLRQSLLQVDSYGGAVNQPDRLRDTAVHQRASIMKLQYQTYWTHADHDALHVRWMADFYRDVYADPASRPDHAGTPFPGDRYEGCYINYPDSDMLAYPFWPRLYYGDGGLYPFLQEVKRRYDPNNVFHHAMSVRPS, from the coding sequence ATGAGCATCAGCGTGACGCCAGGCGATCCCCGCTACAAGACCTTGAAAAAGGGCTTCAACCTACGCTGGCCCGCGCGGCCCAGCCATGCGGCCACGCGCATCGAACTATGCGAAACCCCGGCCCAGGCGGCGGCAGCGCTGGGCCGTATCGTTGCCGAGGGCAAGCGCCCCACGATACGCAGCGGCGGCCATTGCTACGAAGACTTTGTCTCCAACAATCCCGGCGGCGTCATCCTGGACCTCAGCCTGCTGGACCGCGTGCCGTCCTCGGATGGCCTGCTGCGTGTGGCGGCCGGTTCGCAAAACTGGAATGGCGATCAAGACCTCTACAAGCGTCACGGCGTGTCGCTACCCGGCGGGTCGTGCTACTCGGTTGGCGCGGGCGGCCATATCAGCGGCGGCGGGTATGGGCTGCTGTCGCGCCTGCAAGGGCTGGCGTGCGACTGGTTAAGCGCGGTCGACATCCTGACCGTGGACGCCCACGGCAATGTCGTGCCACGCACCGCCAGCGCCACCCAAGACGCCGACCTGTTCCGCGCATGCCGGGGCGGTGGTGGCGGCAATTTCGGCGTGATCACCAGCTATGGCTTTGCCGCCTTGCCGCGCGCCCCGCGCGAAGTGGCCATCGCCACCGTCGCATTCGACTGGGCGGGCATGACGCCCGGGCGCTTTGCGCAGTTGCTGGATATCTACGGCAGCTACTGGAACACGCGCGGCCGCGACACCGATACCTGGGGCATGTTCTCGCTGCTGAAACTGACGCATCGCTCCGCCGGGCAGATTGTCATGATCGTGCAGTTCTGCAACCCCGACGGCACCTGCCAGGACCTGACCGTGCTGCAAGATTTCCTGGATCGCTTTCGCCCTTGCGCACCGGTGGCCGCGCGCGCCACCACGCCCGGCTTGCCACGTCCGCGCGCGGGCGGCGACCTGCTTTGCAGCGAACCGCATACGGTCATTCGCCATGACTGGCTGGTGGCCACGCAAACGCTTAACGGCTCGGGGCCGAATCAGCGCGGCAAATACAAATCCGCCTACATGAAGCGCAATTTCACGGCGCACGAAGCCGCGCGTATCCATGCCCACCTGACGCGCGATGTCCCCGGCGCCGACCTGCGCCAATCGCTGTTGCAGGTGGATTCGTACGGGGGCGCCGTCAACCAGCCGGATCGCCTGCGCGACACCGCCGTGCACCAGCGGGCGTCGATCATGAAGCTGCAATACCAAACGTACTGGACGCACGCCGACCACGACGCCCTGCATGTACGCTGGATGGCGGATTTCTATCGCGACGTATATGCCGACCCGGCATCCCGGCCCGACCACGCCGGCACCCCGTTTCCCGGCGACCGCTACGAAGGGTGCTACATCAACTACCCCGACAGCGACATGCTGGCGTACCCCTTCTGGCCACGGTTGTACTACGGCGACGGCGGGCTTTATCCTTTCCTGCAAGAGGTCAAGCGCCGCTACGATCCCAACAACGTTTTTCACCACGCGATGTCGGTGCGCCCGTCATGA